The DNA window AGGATTCAAGCCAGCCCTGAAATAGCTATTAGAGCTtctaaattattatcaattttaataataaatgggTCTCTATGATAatgtttttagtaaaattatgtatttctgaaaaaaaaaaggtacaaaGATGATACATTACCAAAATTCTTATATTTACCAATGGAATTTTTTGTCCATATTTATActatcattctattttttttgtccatATTTATACTATCATTCTATCGGCAATGAACGTACTAATAGGATCGCAGACAGAAATGCTCGGTCAGTAAAAATCTCGTCAGTATTTTTTGATCTATCGctgagtccgtcggtaataaaaactatttattacCGATGGGTTTACTAACGGGAAAAgtacccaaaaaaaatttacccaCTTCATTATGTCAGTATTTCCCTCGGGAAGCTTGTCATATAACCGACATAAATACCGCAggcaattccgtcggtgattatttaaaaatattttaaaaattatttaatagaactagaaaataattaaattaatataaatcaacactccatAATACTCAGGAATTgagttgcttggaaaaaagaaaaagaaaatcaactcaaacaaatttgcaataaataaataacacaaaaaaataaacaacaacaacaaataaataaatcaactaaaaacaatttccaCCTAACTAAGAAAACCTATTTCAGAACATATAATCtagcaacaaataaaataatttaattgaaattgaacaacaaaattgaaaaacaaaatccaacaaaattgatatcatatgaaaaaaaatcctacaacaacattcatacaattattaataacagaaaattttaaaaataaaataacaaatataatgcaaaaaaaacacaaaaaaaaaaagaaaaatcttaccttaatgtagttgcgagtgaagctgagaagaaaaaaaattcagaaagtatgttaattaaaaaaaaactaagaagaaaaaatgagaaGACATACAtaagcatggaggagaagagaaggaggagagaagagaagagaaagaaagggatggtggtgttttttacataaggagaagagagaagaagaagaagaagagacgtGTCTGTTGTGAAATGAGggattctagtttttttattgaggtATTTTACCGACGAGTTTACttacggataattaaatattaatatttttaatcatttcgcTGTTGATTtcgtttgtaatatttaattgaaattttcaatttaataaaaaaaattgaaaccccCCAAATATCACTAATGACTTTTCAATATGTCGGTGAtttcgtctgtaatatttaattaaaattttctatttaatttaaattttcaatttaatcaaaaaatttcaaaaaccccTCAAATACcaccgatgacttttcaatccgtcagtgattttgtttgtaaaaaatagtaattaacagtgcaatatttaacttaataaattattttaaataaaaaattatattaaaaagaataggGAAAGAATTTTAAGGATAACAAACTTCAGGggctgatttgattttcttgaagGCTAGCATGAAAATCGAGCAGGagagggagaaaaagaaaaaaacaaaaggcaacaCACGTCAACCGGTAACTATTTTGAGTCGCTTGTACATAGTAGGGATGCCAAGACACTCTGGCCACTACCCAAGAAGCAAGGTTTTGGCCACCGGACAGCACCGCACGTGCCATCTAAACCTGGCAGATATTGTTCACGAgattccagttttttttttaatttgctcacCCTGTTGCCCCTAATTAATGACAACCAATAACTATTAAATAActaaatgtaaaacaaaaaagaacccCTAAGTTAAATGCAAAGCTTTTTAAACTCCAAGAGCAATGAAGTAACTTAAATGTTCGAAAATTAACTCACtactaaaatttaatgttttttgctttcaagagtaataaaataataacaaagctAAATGATTTTTCCAACtaaagacaaaataataatttaaatgtgGAAATACACAGTGAAATATGAATCTGTGaggtttttttagcttttgttatggTGATTGAAAGAACATAGATCAATCACAATGGCTTTATTCATGCTTTATTCATTCTTGTAATGATTAATAGATGCCATGAGACTTCCATGtacttaaaacaaaattaaatgattttgtcaactaaaaacaaaatattaatttcactCTAGAAATCCACGAAGAGTTTTCCTTTTATCTAAAGGAAAgtcagctatttttttttcagtgtatACAATGAATCTGTGAGGTATCTTAGCTTTCGTTATAAAGATTGAAAGAACATAGATCAATCACAATGGCTTTATCCGACTTCCTAATTCTATCTGTCCCCATTTTCCTCTTGTTTCTTCTGATCAAGAGAAACAAAACCACTAAAAAAGCCTGTTTGCCTCCTGGTCCTGATGGTCTTCCCTTCATAGGTAACTTACACCAGCTTGGCAATTCCAACCTTCATCAGTATCTATGGAAACTCTCTCAAAAACATGGCCCCCTCATGTACTTGAGGCTAGGTTTCAAGCCAGCCCTGATAGTCTCTTCAGCCAAAATGGCTAGAGAGATATTGAAAACTCATGACCTCGAATTTTGTAGCAGGCCTGCCTTGACTGCCACGAAAAAATTTACCTACAATGGCTTAGACTTGGCTTTCGCACCATATGGAGCTTATTGGAGGGAggtgaaaaaaatatgtgtcGTTCGTGTCTTTAGCTCAATTCGAGCACAAAGTTTCCGTCCCATTAGAGAAGATGAGGTTTCTCGTATGATTGAAAACATATCCAAATCAGCTCTTGCTTCTAAACCATTCAACTTGAGTGAAGAATTGGTGTCTCTCACAAGCACAACAATATGCAGAGTTGCCTTTGGAAAAAGGTATGAAATTGGAGGAAGCGATAAAAATAGGTTCCAAGAGTTGCTTCACGAAACCCAGGCTATGGCTTCAAGCTTTTTCCTTTCGGATTATTTTCCTTGCTTGGGCTGGCTCGTCGATAAACTAACCGGACTGTCGTATCGTCTCGAAAAGAGTTTCAAAGAATTTGATGCTTTCTACAAAGGAATCATTGATGACAATATTGATCCAAATAGGCCTAAGCCCGAGAGGGAGGATACTATACTTGATTTTTTGCTTCAGATACACAAGGAGGGCTCATTTAAAGTTCAGCTAACCCTGGATCACATCAAAGCAATTCTAACGGTAATCTAATAAGTTCTAAACTCAAGTAATTTCATCTTGTATTCAAtgttcattactttttttttttctcaattccaAGTCATGACTGTTATATATACAGTACAATGTTCCAATTTCTAAGTCCTCGATTTAGATTCCATTTAGATTCAAATGAGGGAAAGAATATTTTTGTGaggtaaaacaaaattaatccaTTAATGTGCACCCTAAAACTAAGTAGACCACCGATTGAAAAAGAAACTCGGGCTTGTTTATACTTGATCGGGCCTACTAAGTTGATCTGAGATTTGATTaggttgaattttgaaaaaacaaagtgaTAGTGGACTTGGTCAAATTAGATTACCGAATAATTCACCTCATGATTCAATCAGTTTTATAAGGttatattaaacttaaaataatttaaaattatattattttaatttatcatgccAAGGGGTGCGCCAGGTTTAATAATCTTGGGTAAAACTTATTCAGAGTAAATAATAcagaaagaaataatatatatttttgtagtattattctccatttaattttcttttgcgTCCTTGCAGGACATATTTCTTGCGGGGACAGACACAGGTGCAGTTACTGTGATTTGGGCCATGACCTTCCTAATGAAGAATCCTAAAGCAATGCGAAAAGCTCAAGAAGAAGTTAGAAATTTATTTGGAAATAAAGGTTTTGTGGATGACGATGATGTTCAACAATTGCCTTACCTGAAAGCTGTGGTTAAAGAGACCATGAGATTGCAACCAACAGCACCACTACTACTCCCAAGAGAAACAACCAAGGAGTGTTACCTAGGTGGGTACGAAATACCAGCCAAGACCTTAGTTTACGTGAGTGCTTGGGCTGTTGGAAGGGACCCGAAAGCTTGGGAGAACCCATATGAGTTCAATCCTGATAGATTCCTGGGCAGTTCCATTGATCTGAAAGGAAATGATTTTGAGCTTATACCATTTGGTGCTGGTCGAAGAATTTGTCCTGGGATATTTATTGCACTCGCCACTGTGGAACTTTCACTTGCGAATCTTCTTCATAAATTTGACTGGGAAATGCCATCTGGGGTGGAAGATATAGACATGGATGATGTGCTACCCGGTCTTATTCCTCATATGAGGGATGCTCTCTGCCTTGTGCCTAAGCTTGTGTGTGATGGGAAAATGGGGCATAAAGGCACCGGAGCTCATGATTATTAGCtatttccattaatttgttcaatatgGGCTTGCTACAATAAAGAATGGAGCATAATCGTTTTAATGAAAGATCCATTATTAGATCAAGTATGGCACTGGATATTTGTATTGATCGTGCACTATCGTTTTTCATGATACAATAAAAAGCATTACGGCTTGGATGGCATATGTTCATTCTGCATAATGGCAATATGAAAAGATGGCattaattcatattaaaaactCTCTTTTCCTTTGTTCGATATGAATGCAAGCTACGTCACTGGATTGAGTAGATATAATAATATTCGTTGCTGTATCGTACTGCCCTTCCACCTAATGCACATAGATCAATTGAAGAAATAGACTGACAAATTAGCTGAAGGCACCTTGACGGTTTGATGATGGAATTTCATTCTATATAAAGATTTTGGTACAAGCTGCCACTCAAATCAAACAATTCTCCTAGTCCTCCAAGCCTGATCAAGTGCCAACCCGGAAAAATTGTTTTCGTGAAGAAAACAGAAAAGCCGTGGAGGCAATTGAAGACTGAAAAtataaagcaattaaaaaaacaaagaaggcaGATTACAGCAGTTAATGTATGAGATCGTACAGTTCTCTACATTGAGAGACCAAAATTTCCTATTGGAAACTGGACATTTGTGAGTCACGACTTGCGTGGTCTTCCTCTCTTACCAGCTTTTTCTTGAGACGAAACTGTGCTTTTATTTCCTGATAGAGGGCGGCCCCGCCCACGCCCTGTACTTTTTCCATcggatgttgatttttttccacCTTTACTTTGACCCCTGCCAGAAACTTTTCCACCCCGTTTGCTCTTCTTTTCTGTCTGGCCATTGACTTGATCTTCACTAGCATCACTTTCGTCATCACCATTCTCTTCATCTTCAGATTTCGATGAATCTTTTGACTTCCTCTTTCTGGAGTTATCAGAAGCTCTGGCGGCACCCTTTTTCGCACTTTGCTTCACAAGGTTTTTACGCTCAGGCTCCCCACTGCCTGCAgagtaataataaataaccaGGTCAAATTCCAACCGCTCATCATCACTGGTGGTGAGTCACACCTTCATTGATGTCTTTTGGAAAGCCTTTTGCTTATCAGAAAAAAGAGACCAGAGATGTTACAATCACTGAGGAGCTATGTAAACTGCTCATAAGTAAGCCCATACAGGGCAGAATTCTGGTTTCCAAAACTACTTATTGACATCTGCTCCTAACAGATGCAGaggcctttttttttcattttcttttttgagaaagaGGTAGAGGATTTACCAATGAGAAAATGAATCAATAAAAGTACATTTAACATTTAGCATACCTTCACCAGAAGCTTTGCCATCATAGACATCAAGCTGTTAAGACCACAGGTGTTAGACATGAGTATTCCTGTACAAATCAAACAGCACACAGACACACACTTATACCCTCTCACCCACACAGACATATACCCGCACACCAACTCCTATAATGCCATATCTAAAGAACCACgaaatatccaaaaaaacacagaaacttCAGAGGGAGCCAAATGTCACTGCCCGGGATTCATGACTAAGATATCCAATACGGATACTCTTTGTTTTGGACATAAAAACAGTCATGCAGTGACATTGTGACAATCACGGGAaccaatttatctttttaagacAATTGCCTAAAAACATGAGCAGTTTGTAACTCCAAACATGCATCTTGTTTCCACTTTCCACCAaatagacatttttttttttttttagaaaacacagTTATATTTTTGTTGCAACCATAcgatggttttattttattgatgacATAAGAGAATGAGCAAACAACACTATCAAACCATACATTTGAAACAGAGACTGAATCACTGAACCTAATGGCACAGAAAGAGCACTCAGCTTGGAATCCCAGGCAGACTATAATTCTAATCTTATTACCTGATCAAGTCGATGACCAACATTCATTCTGTCAACTATGACCATGGAATGGCCCATGCCACATGCAACAAGATTTCAATGGATTTTAATCATAGGATTTTGGTATAGAACCGAAACCTATTTGACAAAATCATGATGTTTTAGTGATAATTGAAGTAATTGGATACTAGATTATAAATCCTTGTATGATTTTCAACATGTGTATGCCTTCGTTGTGATCAAATCTGTCCGATTTGGAACCCACGTTGCTGGGTTCATTTTGGGTGTTCttcaggtttttttatctttttgtgtttgatccgttttgttcaagaatttttgaatatttatgttttttgttgtgtttaatcttcttctttttttgctttagttttgtttttcagatCAAACTAGAATTTTGGTTCGGTTTATGGTTGAATCAAAACTTTCGGGTCGACTCGGTCAAGTCAggtaaaaaaaatggatcaaaGGGTTTAATACCCTGTTTGGCTTGCCATAATTTTTGTTAAAGGGTTATTGggtttaagagtgtgtttggtaaacACTCTTTAAGCctattttttgtagtttttttacagagaaaaaatgagtttttgccgAACAAAGCCTAaaaagtttctaaaaaaaataaaaatattttttctttttttcttgcatatggctaaaaatactaaagttatttaagtatttttttttaaaaaaaatctaaaatactttgacatgtttttttaaaaaatattgcatggattttacaacaagtttgtaaatttctaaaggattttggcctatatttcaaaaataccaaaaaattttatttttactctttatatttattaaaaagacaGCTTTTTTGTTGGCATTAGAACTGTTAGATTTTTAatctgataagataaggacctccttaccgTGGAGGacttttttcttagtttatatcagataaataaacaatacagcTTAACTCAAGTAAGGCTTATTAGGGGGGCTAATACCTTCCTTTTACGTAATCAATCTCTTTTCCTAGACTATGAAATCGGTTAGGATTCTTAGTGACTAAAATAATAAGTGACGactttcattcctttttttttactgataaataacaaaaatttatcatttccaCCCGCATCATTCCCGACTATCCCAATCTAGAAAGATAATAATTGTGACGACGCACACGTGCAACAAAGATCTGTATCAAACTTGGACGTAATGAAttcattatgaatttattttacacCCATagcataaatttatatttgatttccagttatgttaaacaaaaaaattcctcTTATTCACTAATTGCCtatacaaataattatgaaatgttAAGTAAATTGATTATATAATGTTGTGttgtgaaaaaaaagaggagacacacaccttttctttatttaaaatcgTAGGG is part of the Populus trichocarpa isolate Nisqually-1 chromosome 2, P.trichocarpa_v4.1, whole genome shotgun sequence genome and encodes:
- the LOC127905001 gene encoding cytochrome P450 71A1-like, which gives rise to MRLQPTAPLLLPRETTKECYLGGYEIPAKTLVYVSAWAVGRDPKAWENPYEFNPDRFLGSSIDLKGNDFELIPFGAGRRICPGIFIALATVELSLANLLHKFDWEMPSGVEDIDMDDVLPGLIPHMRDALCLVPKLVCDGKMGHKGTGAHDY
- the LOC7490667 gene encoding cytochrome P450 83B1 isoform X4, which translates into the protein MALSDFLILSVPIFLLFLLIKRNKTTKKACLPPGPDGLPFIGNLHQLGNSNLHQYLWKLSQKHGPLMYLRLGFKPALIVSSAKMAREILKTHDLEFCSRPALTATKKFTYNGLDLAFAPYGAYWREVKKICVVRVFSSIRAQSFRPIREDEVSRMIENISKSALASKPFNLSEELVSLTSTTICRVAFGKRYEIGGSDKNRFQELLHETQAMASSFFLSDYFPCLGWLVDKLTGLSYRLEKSFKEFDAFYKGIIDDNIDPNRPKPEREDTILDFLLQIHKEGSFKVQLTLDHIKAILTDIFLAGTDTSAVTMNWAMTFLMKNPKAMRKAQEEVRNLFGNKGFVHEDDVQQLPYLKAVVKETMRLQPTAPLLIPRETTKECCVGGYEIPAKTLVYVSAWAVGRDPEAWENPYEFNPDRFLGSSIDLKGNDFELIPFGAGRRICPGIFIALATVELSLANLLHKFDWEMPSGVEDIDMDDVLPGLVPHMRDALCLVPKFVCDGETGHKGTAVHDY
- the LOC7490667 gene encoding cytochrome P450 83B1 isoform X5, which codes for MALSDFLILSVPIFLLFLLIKRNKTTKKACLPPGPDGLPFIGNLHQLGNSNLHQYLWKLSQKHGPLMYLRLGFKPALIVSSAKMAREILKTHDLEFCSRPALTATKKFTYNGLDLAFAPYGAYWREVKKICVVRVFSSIRAQSFRPIREDEVSRMIENISKSALASKPFNLSEELVSLTSTTICRVAFGKRYEIGGSDKNRFQELLHETQAMASSFFLSDYFPCLGWLVDKLTGLSYRLEKSFKEFDAFYKGIIDDNIDPNRPKPEREDTILDFLLQIHKEGSFKVQLTLDHIKAILTDIFLAGTDTGAVTVIWAMTFLMKNPKAMRKAQEEVRNLFGNKGFVHEDDVQQLPYLKAVVKETMRLQPTAPLLIPRETTKECCVGGYEIPAKTLVYVSAWAVGRDPEAWENPYEFNPDRFLGSSIDLKGNDFELIPFGAGRRICPGIFIALATVELSLANLLHKFDWEMPSGVEDIDMDDVLPGLVPHMRDALCLVPKFVCDGETGHKGTAVHDY
- the LOC7490667 gene encoding cytochrome P450 83B1 isoform X7, producing MALSDFLILSVPIFLLFLLIKRNKTTKKACLPPGPDGLPFIGNLHQLGNSNLHQYLWKLSQKHGPLMYLRLGFKPALIVSSAKMAREILKTHDLEFCSRPALTATKKFTYNGLDLAFAPYGAYWREVKKICVVRVFSSIRAQSFRPIREDEVSRMIENISKSALASKPFNLSEELVSLTSTTICRVAFGKRYEIGGSDKNRFQELLHETQAMASSFFLSDYFPCLGWLVDKLTGLSYRLEKSFKEFDAFYKGIIDDNIDPNRPKPEREDTILDFLLQIHKEGSFKVQLTLDHIKAILTDIFLAGTDTGAVTVIWAMTFLMKNPKAMRKAQEEVRNLFGNKGFVHEDDVQQLPYLKAVVKETMRLQPTAPLLIPRETTKECCVGGYEIPAKTLVYVSAWAVGRDPEAWENPYEFNPDRFLGSSIDLKGNDFELIPFGAGRRICPGIFIALATVELSLANLLHKFDWEMPSGVEDIDMDDVLPGLVPHMRDALCLVPKLVCDGEIGHKGTAAHDY